The following coding sequences are from one Achromobacter sp. B7 window:
- a CDS encoding efflux transporter outer membrane subunit — protein sequence MTRRPVSAWNAARLAPAALAVLLAQGCVSMAPPYQRPALPVAATWATPPSNEPNAELNAARVGWRSYFSDPVLQGLIDEALTNNRDLRQALLRVEEARALYGIQRSDQFPTLGVQATGTRSRTPADLNLTGRPVVANQYQAGVGMATWELDFWGRVRSLKDAALENYLASDAAARAVTLSLIAQVADSYLSLRELDERLALTRQTIASREESLRIFRRRYEVGAIAKLDLTQVETLWQQARALGAELEQARATQAHALELLVGKPLNLPLPRTGLNDVAVMRDLPAGLPSDLLTQRPDIVAAEHQLRAANANIGAARAAFFPRITLTGAFGSASAELNGLFGGGSGAWTFTPSLDLPIFDAGRRSANLDLAEIRRDQAVANYEQTIQSAFRDVSDALAARRWLAEQVQVLRATVAAQSERARLAKLRYDHGASPYLEVLDAQRDLLAAQQALAQTRRALLSARVGLYAALGGGTQAGVSAAGPDGAATQAPAPQ from the coding sequence ATGACTCGCCGTCCGGTTTCGGCATGGAACGCTGCCCGCCTGGCGCCGGCCGCCCTGGCCGTGCTGCTGGCGCAGGGTTGCGTGTCCATGGCCCCGCCCTACCAACGCCCCGCCCTGCCAGTGGCCGCCACCTGGGCCACCCCGCCATCCAATGAACCGAATGCAGAGTTGAACGCCGCCCGCGTGGGCTGGCGCAGCTATTTTTCGGACCCGGTTCTGCAAGGCCTGATCGACGAAGCGCTGACCAACAACCGCGACCTGCGCCAGGCCCTGCTGCGCGTGGAAGAAGCGCGCGCGCTGTACGGCATCCAGCGGTCGGACCAGTTTCCGACCTTGGGCGTGCAGGCCACGGGCACCCGTTCGCGCACGCCGGCGGACCTGAACCTGACGGGTCGGCCCGTGGTGGCCAACCAGTACCAGGCCGGTGTCGGCATGGCCACCTGGGAGCTGGATTTCTGGGGTCGCGTGCGCAGCCTGAAAGACGCCGCGCTGGAAAACTACCTGGCGTCCGATGCCGCCGCGCGGGCCGTCACCTTGTCCCTGATTGCGCAGGTGGCGGACAGCTACCTGTCGCTACGTGAACTGGACGAACGGCTGGCGCTCACCCGCCAGACCATCGCCTCGCGCGAAGAATCCCTGCGCATCTTCCGCCGCCGCTACGAAGTCGGCGCCATCGCCAAGCTGGACCTGACCCAGGTGGAAACGCTGTGGCAGCAGGCCCGCGCGCTGGGCGCCGAACTGGAACAGGCGCGCGCCACGCAGGCGCACGCGCTGGAACTGCTGGTGGGCAAGCCGCTGAACCTGCCGCTGCCTCGCACCGGCCTGAACGATGTGGCCGTGATGCGCGACCTGCCCGCCGGGCTGCCGTCCGACCTCTTGACGCAGCGCCCCGACATTGTGGCGGCCGAACATCAGCTGCGGGCGGCCAACGCCAATATTGGCGCGGCGCGCGCCGCCTTCTTTCCCCGCATTACGTTGACCGGCGCCTTCGGCAGCGCCAGCGCCGAACTCAACGGCCTGTTCGGCGGCGGCAGTGGCGCCTGGACCTTTACGCCCAGCCTGGACCTGCCGATCTTTGACGCCGGCCGGCGCAGCGCCAACCTGGACCTGGCCGAGATACGCCGCGACCAGGCCGTCGCGAACTACGAACAAACCATCCAGAGCGCGTTCAGGGACGTGTCCGACGCGTTGGCCGCGCGCCGCTGGCTGGCCGAACAGGTGCAGGTGTTGCGCGCCACCGTGGCCGCGCAAAGCGAACGCGCCAGGCTCGCCAAGCTGCGCTACGACCATGGCGCGTCGCCCTACCTGGAAGTGCTGGACGCGCAGCGCGACCTGCTGGCCGCGCAGCAGGCGCTGGCGCAGACGCGCCGCGCCCTGCTATCGGCGCGCGTCGGCCTGTACGCCGCGCTGGGAGGCGGCACGCAGGCGGGCGTGTCGGCAGCCGGCCCTGACGGCGCGGCAACTCAAGCGCCCGCCCCGCAATAA
- a CDS encoding HlyD family secretion protein — protein MKLPTRKLIPVVLVLAVAVAAYTGWRMLADNGPGEGFISGNGRIEATEIDVATKLAGRVQEVLVAEGDFVTAGQALARMQIDTLNAQREEARAQHQQAINNAASASAQIAQRESDKLAAEAVVVQRESELDAARRRLARSETLSKEGASSIQELDDDRARVRSAQAAVNAARAQVNAAQAAIQAARAAQVGAQSAVNAALATIARIDADITDSELRAPRAGRVQYLVAQPGEVLGAGGKVLNMVDLADVYMTFFLPERAAGRVALGQDVRIILDAAPQYVIPAKVSFVASTAQFTPKTVETASERQKLMFRVKAQIDPKLLQQHLQQVKTGVPGVAWLKLDADAAWPANLEVKVP, from the coding sequence ATGAAGCTGCCCACCCGAAAACTGATACCCGTCGTGCTCGTGTTGGCCGTGGCCGTTGCCGCGTACACCGGCTGGCGCATGCTGGCCGACAACGGCCCGGGAGAAGGCTTCATCAGCGGCAACGGGCGTATCGAAGCCACGGAGATCGACGTCGCCACCAAGCTGGCCGGCCGCGTACAAGAGGTGCTGGTGGCCGAAGGAGACTTCGTCACCGCGGGCCAGGCGTTGGCGCGCATGCAGATCGATACGCTCAATGCCCAGCGCGAGGAAGCCCGTGCCCAGCATCAGCAAGCCATCAACAACGCCGCCAGCGCCAGCGCGCAGATCGCCCAGCGCGAAAGCGACAAGCTGGCCGCCGAAGCCGTGGTGGTGCAACGCGAAAGCGAGCTGGACGCGGCCCGCCGACGCTTGGCCCGATCGGAAACCTTGTCCAAGGAAGGCGCCTCGTCCATCCAGGAACTGGACGACGACCGGGCCCGCGTCCGCAGCGCCCAGGCGGCGGTGAATGCCGCGCGCGCGCAAGTGAACGCCGCGCAGGCTGCCATCCAGGCAGCGCGCGCGGCGCAGGTGGGCGCGCAGTCGGCAGTGAACGCGGCGCTGGCCACCATCGCGCGTATCGACGCCGACATCACCGACAGCGAACTGCGCGCGCCGCGCGCCGGCCGCGTCCAGTACCTGGTGGCCCAACCCGGCGAAGTACTGGGCGCTGGCGGCAAGGTGCTGAACATGGTGGACCTGGCCGACGTCTACATGACGTTCTTCCTGCCGGAGCGGGCGGCCGGCCGCGTGGCCTTGGGCCAGGACGTGCGCATCATTCTGGACGCCGCGCCGCAATACGTCATACCGGCCAAGGTATCCTTCGTGGCCAGCACCGCGCAGTTCACGCCTAAAACCGTGGAGACGGCCTCCGAGCGGCAAAAGCTGATGTTCCGCGTCAAGGCGCAGATCGATCCCAAACTGCTGCAACAGCATTTGCAGCAGGTCAAGACCGGCGTGCCCGGTGTTGCCTGGCTGAAGCTGGACGCTGATGCCGCGTGGCCCGCCAACCTGGAAGTCAAGGTGCCCTGA